One window from the genome of Candidatus Dormiibacterota bacterium encodes:
- a CDS encoding VOC family protein → MSAVTVATHDMAAAVRFYRLLGLEVAHGGEAAGFTSLRLADGRFLNLILQPPERRWSWWGRLILHVDDVDAVHRRVVAAGLHPEAPPRDAEWGERYFHLLDPDGHEVSIARPLR, encoded by the coding sequence ATCAGCGCGGTCACCGTGGCCACCCACGACATGGCCGCGGCGGTCCGCTTCTACCGCCTGCTCGGCCTCGAGGTCGCCCACGGCGGGGAGGCCGCGGGGTTCACCTCGCTGCGGCTCGCGGACGGACGGTTTCTCAACCTCATCCTCCAACCCCCGGAGCGGCGATGGTCGTGGTGGGGGCGCCTGATCCTCCACGTCGACGACGTCGACGCCGTCCACCGCCGGGTGGTCGCCGCCGGCCTCCATCCCGAGGCGCCGCCGCGCGACGCCGAGTGGGGCGAGCGCTACTTCCACCTGCTGGATCCCGACGGGCACGAGGTGAGCATCGCGCGGCCGCTTCGGTGA
- the lpdA gene encoding dihydrolipoyl dehydrogenase: MAERYDVAIIGGGSGGYVGAIRASQLGLRTVLVESDKVGGTCLHRGCIPTKALLQTAALLDSARSSARLGVRIADVALDWPAAARNRDQVVGRLHQGVQGLLRKNRVTVLAGRGRLLGPGRVGVSATGGEETEVEAGAVILATGSRVRSLPGLDLDGRTVISSDDALVLDHVPASVIVLGAGAVGVEFASMFRSMDAQVTVVEVADRLVPLEDEAIGPELQRAFERRGIRCLAGARLDPASVRRDGGGVSVNVSGPAGEERLEAEVLLVAVGRQANLEELGIEGTAIAVDRGVVRVGPTLATAEPGVYAVGDMVGGFQLAHKAMHEGVIAAEAIAGRDPHPLQPRLVPRTTYCTPQIGSLGLGEAEARAAGHDVRTGVFPFRGNGRALIWGEADGFCKVVADAATNDVLGVHLIGHEVTELIAGPALGALLEVTPLELSRAIAPHPTLSEVLGEAALALSGEAIHL; the protein is encoded by the coding sequence GTGGCCGAGCGGTACGACGTCGCGATCATCGGGGGTGGGTCGGGTGGCTACGTGGGCGCGATCCGTGCCAGCCAGCTGGGGCTGCGCACCGTGCTGGTGGAGAGCGACAAGGTGGGCGGCACCTGCCTCCACCGCGGTTGCATCCCCACCAAGGCGCTGCTCCAGACCGCGGCACTGCTCGACTCCGCCCGCTCCTCGGCCCGGCTGGGGGTCCGCATCGCCGACGTCGCGCTCGACTGGCCGGCGGCGGCGCGCAACCGCGACCAGGTGGTCGGCCGGCTGCACCAGGGGGTGCAGGGGCTGCTGCGCAAGAACAGGGTGACGGTGCTGGCGGGCCGGGGGCGCCTGCTCGGCCCCGGCCGGGTCGGGGTCTCCGCGACCGGCGGGGAGGAGACCGAGGTCGAGGCCGGGGCGGTGATCCTCGCCACCGGCTCGCGGGTGCGCAGCCTGCCCGGGCTCGACCTCGACGGCCGCACCGTGATCAGCAGCGACGACGCCCTGGTGCTCGACCACGTGCCCGCGTCGGTGATCGTGCTCGGCGCCGGCGCGGTCGGGGTCGAGTTCGCATCGATGTTCCGCAGCATGGACGCCCAGGTCACCGTCGTCGAGGTCGCCGACCGGCTGGTGCCGCTCGAGGACGAGGCGATCGGCCCCGAGCTGCAGCGCGCCTTCGAGCGCCGCGGCATCCGCTGCCTGGCCGGCGCCCGCCTCGACCCCGCGTCGGTGCGGCGCGACGGCGGCGGGGTCTCGGTCAACGTGAGCGGCCCCGCCGGCGAGGAGCGCCTCGAGGCCGAGGTGCTGCTGGTGGCGGTGGGCCGCCAGGCGAACCTCGAGGAGCTGGGCATCGAGGGCACCGCCATCGCCGTCGACCGGGGCGTGGTGCGGGTCGGCCCCACCCTGGCCACCGCCGAGCCCGGGGTCTACGCCGTCGGCGACATGGTCGGCGGCTTCCAGCTCGCCCACAAGGCGATGCACGAGGGGGTGATCGCCGCCGAGGCGATCGCCGGCCGCGACCCCCACCCGCTGCAGCCGCGGCTGGTCCCCCGCACCACCTACTGCACCCCGCAGATCGGGTCGCTGGGGCTGGGCGAGGCCGAGGCCCGGGCCGCCGGCCACGACGTCCGCACCGGCGTCTTCCCCTTCCGCGGCAACGGCCGGGCCCTGATCTGGGGCGAGGCGGACGGCTTCTGCAAGGTGGTCGCGGACGCCGCCACCAACGACGTCCTCGGCGTCCACCTCATCGGCCACGAGGTCACCGAGCTGATCGCCGGCCCGGCGCTCGGCGCCCTCCTCGAGGTCACCCCCCTCGAGCTGTCCCGGGCGATCGCCCCCCACCCCACCCTGAGCGAGGTGCTCGGCGAGGCGGCCCTCGCGCTGAGCGGCGAGGCGATCCACCTCTGA
- the prfB gene encoding peptide chain release factor 2 (programmed frameshift), protein MSELTSRAEDLYLKVTQLREHLDLEGRRTRLAELDTELADPSLWDDPRRAGTLSQEASRLRDELGGWERLDRTARDARDLAGLLDTEPDDAVAADLRSELDAMEKELSTREVAMLFTDPYSDHAALISVHAGAGGVDSQDWAEMLVRMYLRWAEEHKFAAEFIEESVGEEAGIRSATIRIAGDRTFGRMRAERGVHRLVRLSPFDSAHRRQTSFALVEVSPEIEDDVSVEIDPEDVRVDVFRSSGAGGQHVNKTSSAVRLTHLPTNTVVTCQNERSQQQNRDVAWRILRSRLLTLQQAAHAEHLAELKGDSLPAEWGSQIRSYVLQPYTMVKDHRTGVEVGNAQAVLDGAIDPFIEGYLRWSAKEQNGGSPNGA, encoded by the exons ATGAGCGAGCTGACCTCCCGAGCCGAAGACCTGTACCTCAAGGTGACCCAGCTCCGGGAGCATCTT GACCTCGAGGGCAGGCGGACACGGCTCGCCGAGCTCGACACGGAGCTCGCCGACCCCTCGCTCTGGGACGATCCACGCCGCGCCGGGACGCTGAGCCAGGAGGCCTCGCGGCTCCGCGACGAGCTCGGCGGCTGGGAGCGTCTCGACCGCACCGCCCGCGACGCCCGCGACCTCGCCGGCCTGCTCGACACCGAGCCCGACGATGCGGTCGCGGCCGACCTCCGGAGCGAGCTCGACGCGATGGAGAAGGAGCTGTCCACCCGCGAGGTGGCGATGCTCTTCACCGACCCGTACAGCGACCACGCGGCGCTGATCAGCGTGCACGCGGGGGCCGGGGGCGTCGACTCCCAGGACTGGGCGGAGATGCTGGTGCGCATGTACCTCCGCTGGGCCGAGGAGCACAAGTTCGCGGCCGAGTTCATCGAGGAGTCGGTGGGGGAGGAGGCGGGGATCAGGTCGGCGACCATCCGGATCGCGGGCGACCGCACCTTCGGCCGGATGCGCGCCGAGCGCGGCGTCCACCGGCTGGTGCGGCTGAGCCCGTTCGACTCGGCGCACCGCCGCCAGACCTCCTTCGCCCTGGTCGAGGTGAGCCCCGAGATCGAGGACGACGTCAGCGTGGAGATCGACCCCGAGGACGTCCGCGTCGACGTCTTCCGGAGCAGCGGCGCCGGCGGCCAGCACGTCAACAAGACGTCGTCGGCGGTGCGGCTCACCCACCTCCCCACCAACACCGTGGTCACCTGCCAGAACGAGCGCTCTCAGCAGCAGAACCGCGACGTCGCCTGGCGGATCCTCCGCTCCCGGCTGCTCACCCTTCAGCAGGCGGCCCACGCCGAGCACCTCGCCGAGCTCAAGGGCGACTCGCTGCCCGCGGAGTGGGGCAGCCAGATCCGGTCCTACGTGCTGCAGCCCTACACGATGGTCAAGGACCACCGCACCGGGGTCGAGGTGGGCAACGCCCAGGCGGTGCTCGACGGCGCGATCGACCCGTTCATCGAGGGGTACCTGCGCTGGTCGGCGAAGGAGCAGAACGGGGGCTCGCCGAACGGCGCCTGA
- a CDS encoding permease-like cell division protein FtsX yields the protein MIGLVNSLRFALVSAGQNFYRNLAVSLAAVFTMALILLMVGITQLGTHMLDQVLTTEQARASNIKVYLEDGVSLASIENLRRHLAADPRVAGVHFESKDDAAREAASQKELGDSLKVLGSNPLPASLNLDLHRLGDLPAIDRMVRLNAVVAHDTHPTDYNPDVIHKLQGLIVALQLIALVIGIVLAVISVVIIMNTIRTAVYVRRREIEIMKLVGATDWFVRVPFILEGVFGGVLAALVAGAVISALYKPAVTNLRSTLFIFPLTYDGPYLGVLIVLLLAAGVGLGAFGSYLGVRRFLTA from the coding sequence ATGATCGGCCTGGTCAACAGCCTGCGCTTCGCCCTGGTCAGCGCCGGCCAGAACTTCTATCGCAACCTGGCGGTGTCGCTGGCGGCGGTGTTCACCATGGCGCTGATCCTGCTCATGGTCGGGATCACCCAGCTCGGCACCCACATGCTCGACCAGGTGCTCACCACCGAGCAGGCGCGGGCGAGCAACATCAAGGTCTACCTCGAGGACGGGGTGTCGCTGGCGTCGATCGAGAACCTGCGCCGCCACCTCGCCGCCGACCCCCGGGTGGCCGGCGTCCACTTCGAGAGCAAGGACGACGCCGCCCGGGAGGCGGCCTCGCAGAAGGAGCTCGGCGACTCGCTCAAGGTGCTCGGCAGCAACCCGCTGCCGGCCTCGCTGAACCTCGACCTCCACCGCCTCGGCGACCTGCCCGCCATCGACCGGATGGTTCGGCTCAACGCGGTCGTGGCCCACGACACCCACCCCACCGACTACAACCCCGACGTCATCCACAAGCTGCAGGGCCTGATCGTGGCGCTGCAGCTGATCGCCCTGGTGATCGGCATCGTGCTCGCGGTGATCAGCGTCGTGATCATCATGAACACCATCCGCACCGCGGTGTACGTCCGCCGACGAGAGATCGAGATCATGAAGCTGGTGGGCGCCACCGACTGGTTCGTGCGCGTGCCCTTCATCCTCGAGGGGGTCTTCGGCGGGGTGCTCGCCGCCCTGGTCGCCGGGGCGGTGATCAGCGCCCTGTACAAGCCGGCGGTGACCAACCTGCGCTCCACCCTGTTCATCTTCCCGCTGACGTACGACGGCCCCTACCTGGGGGTCCTCATCGTCCTGCTGCTCGCCGCCGGCGTCGGTCTCGGCGCCTTCGGCAGCTACCTGGGGGTCCGCCGCTTCCTCACCGCCTGA
- a CDS encoding S41 family peptidase, producing MSWGPVSPSSQRGAPPPPPQRRLPAVLMVLSVLVGCYLTGLAVNNLSGTRAAGVLDVVFPHVGHNRVNTASINSAWDVIQQQYVIRDVGATVGTQGAESGLIEGLRARYNDRFSAFYTADQYATLKRDLSGRRNGSIGITLEARCDGATLCPPGATPTVVAIEDVLRNQPADRAGLRNGDIIVAVAGTPIAGLGADATTRLAKVGPLIRGPAGTPVTMVVQRGTQQITVTVTRADLQIASAYAQKLGTVLYLQITAFDENTGEMLRTLLQGGLKGGVSGIVLDLRHNPGGLVTEAQSSASEFLTPKPGVEEDVLVRRGRLAPDGNPTSAENVQRDRIESGGLAPTQPLAVLIDGSSASAAEIVAAALHDYHRGTLVGQKSFGKGSVQQDFGLPDGADLHLTVEKWFGPGGETIDGTGITPDISAALPDDDHRFHLEAQSPPPSADSQLQAALAALTGTKAA from the coding sequence ATGAGCTGGGGACCGGTGTCGCCGTCCTCACAACGCGGTGCCCCGCCACCCCCGCCACAGCGCCGGCTGCCCGCCGTGCTGATGGTGCTGAGCGTGCTGGTCGGCTGCTATCTGACCGGGCTGGCGGTGAACAACCTCTCCGGCACCCGCGCCGCCGGGGTGCTCGACGTGGTCTTCCCCCACGTCGGCCACAACCGCGTCAACACCGCCAGCATCAACAGCGCCTGGGACGTCATCCAGCAGCAGTACGTCATCCGCGACGTCGGCGCCACGGTGGGCACCCAGGGCGCCGAGAGCGGGCTGATCGAGGGGCTGCGCGCCAGGTACAACGACCGCTTCTCGGCCTTCTACACCGCCGACCAGTACGCCACCCTGAAGCGCGACCTGAGCGGCCGCCGCAACGGCAGCATCGGCATCACCCTGGAGGCGCGGTGTGACGGCGCCACCCTCTGCCCTCCCGGCGCCACCCCGACGGTGGTGGCCATCGAGGACGTGCTCAGGAACCAGCCGGCCGACCGCGCCGGACTGCGCAACGGCGACATCATCGTGGCGGTGGCGGGCACCCCGATCGCCGGCCTCGGCGCGGACGCCACCACCCGGCTGGCGAAGGTCGGTCCGCTGATCCGCGGCCCCGCCGGCACCCCGGTCACCATGGTGGTCCAGCGCGGCACCCAGCAGATCACCGTCACCGTGACCCGCGCCGACCTGCAGATCGCCTCCGCCTACGCCCAGAAGCTGGGGACGGTGCTCTACCTGCAGATCACCGCCTTCGACGAGAACACCGGGGAGATGCTCCGCACCCTGCTCCAGGGCGGCCTCAAGGGCGGGGTCAGCGGCATCGTGCTCGACCTGCGGCACAATCCCGGTGGGCTGGTGACCGAGGCCCAGTCCAGCGCCAGCGAGTTCCTCACCCCGAAGCCCGGGGTGGAGGAGGACGTGCTGGTCCGCCGCGGCCGCCTCGCCCCCGACGGCAACCCCACGAGCGCCGAGAACGTGCAGCGTGACCGGATCGAGTCCGGCGGACTGGCGCCCACCCAGCCGCTCGCCGTGCTGATCGACGGCAGCAGCGCCAGTGCGGCGGAGATCGTCGCCGCCGCCCTCCACGACTACCACCGGGGCACCCTGGTCGGCCAGAAGTCGTTCGGCAAGGGCTCGGTGCAGCAGGACTTCGGGCTCCCCGACGGCGCCGACCTCCACCTCACCGTCGAGAAGTGGTTCGGACCCGGCGGCGAGACCATCGACGGCACCGGGATCACCCCCGACATCAGCGCCGCCCTCCCCGACGACGACCACCGCTTCCACCTCGAGGCGCAGTCGCCGCCGCCCAGCGCCGACTCCCAGCTCCAGGCGGCGCTGGCCGCGCTGACCGGCACCAAGGCGGCCTGA
- a CDS encoding peptidoglycan DD-metalloendopeptidase family protein: MPQPTPRRRGLRAATVCLLVAVPSLLLGATPSHADQISDKQHQRDQVGGLIGRLQGNIAVLRTREGQLRAVIARLDGQIATQQQAVATAQATLTRLAADLVAAQQKLQDARDRLAADREILAREVVAIYKMGTNTAINNLLSSENFAQFWQRYINVRRVAGGQHDVVAKVHREADAVDALVTRISTDKATQTQVTNDLSSQERQLEAGRSQRTAEQAALAVVEADDQRQLALAEQSARELEAQISALKRAQEEAKRRAGGSGRFLWPLTGEITQGFGCTPYPFEPYDPSCPGRHFHSGLDIATVYGTPVAATDSGVAYDFPSSYGYGNHVILVHGNGWVSIYGHLSRFAVGNGDAVHAGQVIGYEGSSGNSTGPHLHFEIRFNDVPRNPLQYLP, encoded by the coding sequence ATGCCCCAGCCGACTCCGCGGCGACGCGGCCTCCGCGCCGCCACCGTCTGCCTGCTCGTCGCCGTGCCCTCCCTGCTGCTGGGCGCAACCCCGAGCCACGCCGACCAGATCAGCGACAAGCAGCACCAGCGCGACCAGGTCGGAGGCCTCATCGGCAGGCTCCAGGGGAACATCGCCGTCCTCCGCACCCGGGAGGGGCAGCTGCGCGCGGTCATCGCCCGGCTCGACGGCCAGATCGCCACCCAGCAGCAGGCGGTGGCCACCGCCCAGGCCACCCTGACACGGCTCGCCGCCGACCTGGTCGCCGCCCAGCAGAAGCTCCAGGACGCCCGCGACCGGCTCGCCGCCGATCGCGAGATCCTCGCCCGCGAGGTGGTGGCGATCTACAAGATGGGCACCAACACCGCGATCAACAACCTGCTGAGCAGCGAGAACTTCGCCCAGTTCTGGCAGCGCTACATCAACGTGCGGCGGGTGGCCGGCGGCCAGCACGACGTGGTCGCGAAGGTGCACCGGGAGGCCGACGCGGTCGACGCGCTGGTGACCCGGATCAGCACCGACAAGGCCACCCAGACCCAGGTCACCAACGACCTCAGCAGCCAGGAGCGGCAGCTGGAGGCGGGCCGGTCGCAGCGGACCGCGGAGCAGGCGGCGCTCGCCGTCGTCGAGGCCGACGACCAGCGGCAGCTCGCCCTCGCCGAGCAGAGCGCCCGCGAGCTCGAGGCCCAGATCAGCGCCCTCAAGCGGGCCCAGGAGGAGGCCAAGCGCCGCGCCGGCGGCAGCGGGCGCTTCCTCTGGCCGCTCACCGGCGAGATCACCCAGGGCTTCGGCTGCACCCCCTACCCGTTCGAGCCGTACGACCCCAGCTGCCCGGGACGCCACTTCCACAGCGGCCTCGACATCGCCACCGTCTACGGCACCCCGGTGGCCGCCACCGACAGCGGCGTCGCCTACGACTTCCCCAGCTCGTACGGCTACGGGAACCACGTGATCCTCGTCCACGGCAACGGCTGGGTCTCGATCTACGGGCATCTCAGCCGCTTCGCGGTCGGCAACGGCGACGCCGTCCACGCCGGCCAGGTGATCGGCTACGAGGGCAGCAGCGGCAACTCCACCGGCCCCCACCTTCACTTTGAAATCCGCTTCAACGACGTCCCCCGCAATCCCCTACAGTACCTGCCGTGA
- a CDS encoding rhomboid family intramembrane serine protease — protein MSSLSGVPRRSMAARGVADLGAAARTVPSRLLMSVRAAAATWSLVAVMLAVWGVERAVEGQMHGGRPIGLLSLGALPNFSVVGRGGSTDWWRYVSSALLHQSPLHLAGNVTGVLVVGTLVERLYGPLVTVATFTLTAVAAGALWVAAGGAGLIPLGTYTVGASGGLCGLIGLLVMYGRRPHPGGGRSQPTAARIRALAATGLVLLSGAALPGVTNLAHAAGLSCGLLLGAQVPPLPGHGGRRLRPVERAVLVVVLAVAVLALVIAGVHLGGRLLEPR, from the coding sequence GTGTCCAGTCTCTCCGGCGTCCCCCGCCGCAGCATGGCGGCACGGGGGGTGGCGGATTTGGGCGCGGCGGCCCGTACCGTCCCGTCCCGTCTGCTGATGTCGGTGCGCGCTGCCGCCGCCACCTGGTCGCTGGTCGCCGTGATGCTGGCGGTCTGGGGCGTGGAGCGGGCGGTCGAGGGGCAGATGCACGGCGGCCGGCCGATCGGGCTCCTCTCGCTGGGCGCGCTGCCGAACTTCAGCGTCGTGGGCCGGGGTGGCAGCACCGACTGGTGGCGGTACGTCAGCAGCGCCCTGCTCCACCAGAGCCCGCTCCACCTCGCCGGCAACGTCACCGGCGTGCTCGTGGTCGGCACCCTGGTCGAGCGCCTCTACGGCCCCCTGGTGACGGTGGCGACCTTCACCCTCACCGCGGTCGCCGCCGGAGCCCTCTGGGTCGCCGCGGGCGGTGCCGGGCTGATTCCGCTGGGCACCTACACGGTGGGCGCCTCCGGCGGGCTCTGCGGCCTCATCGGCCTGCTGGTGATGTACGGGCGCCGCCCCCACCCGGGGGGCGGCCGCAGCCAGCCCACCGCCGCGCGGATCCGGGCGCTGGCGGCGACCGGCCTGGTGCTCCTCAGCGGCGCGGCGCTCCCCGGGGTGACCAACCTGGCCCACGCCGCGGGGCTCTCCTGCGGCCTGCTGCTCGGTGCCCAGGTGCCACCGTTGCCGGGCCACGGCGGCCGCCGCCTCCGCCCCGTCGAGCGTGCGGTGCTCGTGGTGGTGCTGGCGGTGGCGGTGCTGGCGCTGGTCATCGCCGGCGTCCACCTCGGCGGCCGCCTGCTGGAGCCCCGGTAG
- the ftsE gene encoding cell division ATP-binding protein FtsE gives MISFHGVNKTYPNGTVALRDINLGINERDFVFLVGASGAGKSTLVRLLIREEAASSGRIFVNGTELTNLPRRRLPRLRRGIGIVFQDYKLLPRQTVAQNVAFALQVTHPGQRHLKAKVEEALWIVGLEDKISKFPEELSGGEQQRVAIARALVHKPRIFLADEPTGNLDPDTSWGIVQLLLQINHRGTTVVMATHNREVVDLVRRRVIAIEGGRVVRDEQEGQYLKDGEATIG, from the coding sequence ATCATCAGCTTCCACGGGGTCAACAAGACCTACCCCAACGGGACCGTGGCGCTGCGTGACATCAACCTCGGCATCAACGAGCGCGACTTCGTCTTCCTGGTGGGGGCGAGCGGTGCCGGCAAGTCGACGCTGGTACGGCTGCTCATCCGCGAGGAGGCGGCGAGCAGCGGGCGCATCTTCGTCAACGGCACCGAGCTCACCAACCTGCCCAGGCGCCGCCTGCCCCGGCTCCGCCGCGGCATCGGCATCGTCTTCCAGGACTACAAGCTCCTGCCCCGGCAGACGGTGGCGCAGAACGTCGCCTTCGCCCTCCAGGTCACCCACCCCGGCCAGCGCCACCTCAAGGCGAAGGTCGAGGAGGCGCTCTGGATCGTCGGCCTCGAGGACAAGATCAGCAAGTTCCCCGAGGAGCTCAGCGGCGGCGAGCAGCAGCGCGTGGCCATCGCCCGCGCCCTCGTCCACAAGCCGCGCATCTTCCTCGCCGACGAGCCCACCGGGAACCTCGACCCCGACACCTCCTGGGGCATCGTGCAGCTGCTGTTGCAGATCAACCACCGCGGCACCACCGTGGTGATGGCCACCCACAACCGCGAGGTCGTCGACCTGGTGCGCCGCCGGGTCATCGCCATCGAGGGCGGACGGGTGGTGCGCGACGAGCAGGAGGGTCAGTACCTCAAGGACGGCGAGGCGACGATCGGATGA